One window from the genome of Pseudomonadota bacterium encodes:
- the coxB gene encoding cytochrome c oxidase subunit II: protein MIKTRLFSLISRLCAAAAFLTFLPGTARAEVENLAKPWQIGLSQPGSPVMEQIVGFHNTLLYIITGIVIFVMLLLLYVMIRFNKKANPVPSQTTHNVALEVVWTLVPVLILAMVVIPSMRLLFFVDRIEEADMTLKVRGFQWYWAYEYPDNDGIAFDAIMVAEEDLKEGQHRLLDTYNPVVLPTDTNIRVLITAEDVLHSWAVPALGVKKDAVPGQTNETWIRIEKPGKYYGQCSELCGEGHGFMPITILAVTPEEFKAWTEKAKLEFGSVNDNNNNAVEFAMEFPQTAGGK, encoded by the coding sequence GTGATAAAAACCAGACTGTTTTCGCTGATCAGCAGGCTTTGCGCCGCCGCGGCGTTCCTGACCTTTTTGCCCGGCACAGCCCGTGCAGAGGTTGAAAATCTGGCAAAACCTTGGCAGATCGGCCTGTCCCAGCCGGGCTCTCCGGTTATGGAGCAGATCGTCGGGTTCCACAACACCCTGCTTTACATCATCACGGGTATCGTCATTTTTGTGATGCTGCTATTGCTTTACGTTATGATTCGCTTCAATAAAAAGGCCAATCCCGTTCCGTCGCAAACAACACATAATGTCGCATTGGAAGTCGTCTGGACATTGGTACCGGTTCTGATTCTGGCGATGGTTGTTATTCCTTCGATGCGGCTGCTGTTTTTCGTCGACCGTATTGAAGAAGCCGATATGACGTTAAAAGTCCGCGGTTTCCAATGGTACTGGGCCTATGAATATCCCGATAATGACGGCATTGCTTTTGACGCGATTATGGTTGCCGAGGAAGATTTAAAGGAAGGCCAACACCGCCTGCTGGACACTTACAATCCGGTCGTGCTGCCGACAGACACCAATATCCGCGTCTTGATCACCGCTGAAGATGTATTGCACTCATGGGCGGTTCCGGCACTGGGCGTCAAGAAAGATGCCGTTCCCGGCCAAACCAATGAAACATGGATCCGTATCGAAAAACCCGGAAAATATTACGGACAATGTTCCGAATTATGCGGTGAAGGTCACGGCTTTATGCCGATTACCATCCTCGCCGTCACGCCGGAAGAATTCAAAGCCTGGACCGAAAAAGCAAAGCTGGAATTCGGCTCCGTCAATGATAACAACAATAACGCCGTGGAATTCGCGATGGAATTCCCGCAGACGGCTGGAGGGAAATAA
- a CDS encoding sulfite exporter TauE/SafE family protein, producing MIPDIAAFPHMPLVAFFGLFIGFFAPLTASGGFLVVAFLLTLGLSPQAAVACAMFASIGSASMTFTRLKRDGKVVWNFLPPLIALTALGNVIGSFVVVNTPDNILKPLVGFLMVFAASIIAFQSRLGVERQKSSKKKTVLGMVLYFLCAVYAGFFVGGSGVMQRFTSLTFFGFTVMQSAATGALPWVIAASASSVVFYLHGYLDFAYALPLLVTMGIGAYIGAHTGLKRGEAWVKGVFVGVTYLTAFYFFTTALLF from the coding sequence ATGATACCGGATATTGCTGCTTTTCCCCATATGCCGCTGGTCGCATTTTTTGGGCTGTTTATCGGTTTTTTTGCACCGCTGACCGCCTCGGGAGGGTTTCTGGTTGTGGCGTTTTTGCTGACGCTGGGATTGTCGCCGCAAGCGGCGGTCGCCTGCGCCATGTTTGCCTCGATCGGCAGCGCCTCCATGACCTTTACACGGCTTAAACGCGACGGCAAGGTGGTGTGGAATTTTCTGCCGCCCCTGATTGCCTTGACGGCTTTGGGAAATGTCATCGGCTCCTTTGTTGTCGTCAACACGCCCGACAATATTTTAAAGCCGCTGGTCGGTTTTTTGATGGTCTTCGCTGCTTCGATCATTGCTTTTCAGTCCCGTCTGGGGGTGGAGAGGCAGAAAAGCAGCAAAAAGAAAACCGTGCTGGGGATGGTGCTGTATTTTCTATGCGCGGTTTATGCGGGATTTTTTGTCGGCGGATCGGGCGTTATGCAGCGCTTTACGTCGCTGACATTTTTTGGTTTTACTGTTATGCAATCGGCGGCGACCGGGGCTCTGCCCTGGGTGATTGCGGCATCCGCTTCTTCCGTCGTTTTTTATCTGCACGGATATCTTGATTTCGCCTATGCGCTGCCGCTGCTGGTGACGATGGGAATCGGTGCCTATATCGGGGCGCATACCGGTCTGAAACGCGGCGAAGCCTGGGTAAAAGGGGTTTTTGTCGGTGTGACTTACCTGACCGCCTTTTATTTCTTTACGACCGCATTGTTATTTTAA
- a CDS encoding protein-L-isoaspartate O-methyltransferase has translation MSLAVDKFSTARKNMVDCQIRPSKVTNEAVINAFETVPREYFVPSYLQGIAYIDEDIKLGKAGWLMEPVILARLLQAAAIRQDDVVLDIGCGSGYSTAVLAQLAMTVIGVDQDADMIEQADVQLQTMDVCNAALVHGNPRDGYQAQAPFNVILINGSVPGVPGHITDQLAEGGRLVTVLRGPEYGTGQAVLVTKTKAVITTEYLFDASTYPAPGFEDQAFFTF, from the coding sequence ATGTCTCTCGCGGTGGATAAATTCAGTACGGCACGCAAAAATATGGTGGATTGCCAGATCCGCCCCAGCAAAGTCACGAATGAGGCGGTTATCAATGCCTTCGAAACCGTGCCGCGTGAATATTTCGTCCCCTCCTATCTGCAGGGTATTGCCTATATCGACGAGGATATCAAACTGGGCAAAGCGGGCTGGCTGATGGAGCCGGTGATTCTGGCGCGGCTGCTGCAGGCGGCGGCGATCCGGCAGGATGATGTAGTGCTGGATATCGGCTGCGGCAGCGGTTATTCCACGGCGGTGCTGGCACAGTTGGCGATGACGGTGATCGGCGTTGACCAGGATGCGGATATGATTGAACAGGCGGATGTGCAGTTGCAAACCATGGATGTTTGCAATGCGGCGCTGGTGCATGGCAATCCGCGTGACGGCTATCAGGCGCAGGCGCCTTTTAATGTGATTTTAATTAACGGTTCCGTTCCCGGCGTGCCGGGGCATATTACCGACCAGCTTGCCGAAGGCGGGCGGCTGGTAACGGTATTGCGCGGACCGGAATACGGCACCGGACAGGCTGTTCTGGTGACAAAGACAAAAGCCGTTATCACGACGGAATATCTGTTTGATGCGTCAACCTATCCTGCGCCGGGTTTTGAAGATCAGGCGTTTTTCACCTTTTAG
- a CDS encoding TolC family outer membrane protein — protein MRPFIKKTPRAFIRVLTGVVALLALTGTAVSTAAAQQAVQESVRKNDGGLFAVLEHVHQTHPRLAAERAGLEKADAYIREQKGELLPTLSARASATSSLTEPGAFGSLNGETGDVGFELSQPLYRGGSTMARIREAEDFSEAQSERYRRVENDVLLEAVQAHIALVRDDEHVRLREKNITNLEKHLESENTRFDLGANTATDVNQAKARLAAARAEAQRARGNLAASVADYVRVSGRQPPDISGISLPQAVLADHLPSLATLETALAAAGKISPDILAAQLEESANRQAQRAIKGEYYPAVTLTGQAQRTYKPVFAPGIDYQDQSRIVLEASIPLYKGGRTTARLNQARHDGNKLRMETLDTAREVTRRVTTAWENLQAAKAEADARQVQVDAEALALDGARAEFTLGGRTSLDVLDAEQEKLDAELALLSARHDVILAEFDLLAATGQMTWDVLHTALQH, from the coding sequence TTGCGACCTTTTATAAAAAAGACCCCCCGCGCTTTCATACGGGTTTTAACCGGTGTTGTTGCGCTGCTTGCCCTGACGGGGACGGCGGTTTCAACGGCAGCGGCGCAGCAGGCGGTGCAAGAATCGGTGCGGAAAAATGACGGCGGACTTTTTGCCGTGCTGGAACATGTGCATCAGACCCATCCGCGTCTGGCGGCGGAACGTGCCGGTCTGGAAAAGGCGGATGCCTATATCCGCGAGCAAAAAGGTGAGCTTTTACCGACCCTGTCCGCGCGGGCAAGCGCGACCAGCAGTCTGACGGAGCCGGGGGCTTTCGGTTCCCTGAACGGGGAGACGGGAGATGTCGGTTTTGAGCTGTCGCAACCTTTATACCGCGGCGGCAGCACTATGGCGCGTATCCGCGAAGCGGAGGATTTTTCCGAGGCGCAGAGCGAGCGTTACCGCCGCGTAGAAAATGATGTATTGCTGGAGGCGGTTCAGGCGCATATTGCGCTGGTGCGCGATGATGAGCATGTCCGGCTGCGGGAAAAAAACATCACCAATCTTGAAAAACATCTGGAATCGGAAAATACGCGTTTTGATCTGGGCGCGAATACGGCCACGGATGTTAATCAGGCCAAAGCGCGTCTGGCGGCGGCACGTGCCGAGGCGCAACGCGCGCGCGGTAATCTGGCGGCAAGCGTGGCGGATTATGTCCGCGTCAGCGGAAGACAGCCGCCGGATATTTCCGGTATTTCCCTGCCGCAGGCGGTGCTGGCCGATCATCTGCCGTCACTGGCAACATTGGAAACCGCGCTGGCGGCCGCAGGAAAGATCAGCCCCGATATTCTGGCGGCACAGTTGGAGGAAAGCGCGAACCGGCAGGCGCAGCGCGCGATTAAGGGGGAATATTATCCTGCCGTCACTTTGACGGGACAGGCGCAGCGCACCTATAAACCCGTTTTTGCGCCGGGAATTGATTATCAGGATCAGTCGCGGATTGTTCTGGAGGCCAGTATTCCGCTGTATAAAGGCGGGCGTACGACGGCCCGTTTGAATCAGGCGCGGCATGACGGCAATAAATTGCGGATGGAAACGCTGGATACGGCGCGTGAAGTAACCCGCCGCGTGACAACGGCCTGGGAAAATCTGCAAGCGGCAAAAGCCGAGGCCGATGCTCGTCAGGTGCAGGTGGATGCCGAGGCGCTGGCGCTGGACGGTGCGCGTGCGGAATTTACACTGGGCGGGCGTACATCGCTGGATGTGCTGGATGCCGAGCAGGAAAAACTGGATGCCGAGCTGGCGCTTTTATCTGCGCGCCATGATGTGATTCTGGCCGAATTTGATCTATTGGCGGCGACCGGACAAATGACCTGGGATGTGCTGCACACGGCGCTGCAGCATTAA